Proteins encoded in a region of the Ruegeria sp. AD91A genome:
- a CDS encoding 23S rRNA (adenine(2030)-N(6))-methyltransferase RlmJ yields the protein MLSYQHIYHAGNLADVQKHALLAWVLDYLTRKDKPLSYIETHSGRGLYQLDADESMRTGEAAAGIVRAQREGWFGPEHPMARVLENVHARHGDAAYPGSPMIAASLLRYQDSLHFAELHPQEHAALSLAMSPFGARVYQQDGFELVQSLLPPTPRRGMLLIDPSYEVKTDYDRLPGVIAKLHRKWNVGVIALWYPVLTGKRHARMIATLKSQNFPKTICHEVTFPPVREGHRMVGSGMFILNAPFGIEEETSRLSQLFEGL from the coding sequence ATGCTCTCTTATCAACACATTTACCATGCCGGGAATCTGGCTGACGTCCAAAAGCACGCGTTACTGGCGTGGGTGCTGGATTATTTGACGCGCAAGGACAAGCCGCTCAGCTATATCGAAACGCATTCCGGGCGGGGTCTGTACCAGTTGGACGCGGACGAATCCATGCGGACAGGCGAGGCGGCGGCTGGGATCGTGCGCGCGCAGAGAGAAGGGTGGTTCGGACCTGAACATCCAATGGCGCGGGTTCTGGAAAACGTACATGCCCGGCACGGTGACGCGGCCTATCCGGGGTCACCGATGATTGCAGCAAGTCTGTTGAGGTATCAGGACAGTCTGCATTTTGCAGAGCTGCACCCTCAGGAACATGCCGCGCTTTCTTTGGCGATGTCGCCGTTTGGGGCGAGGGTGTATCAGCAGGACGGGTTTGAACTGGTGCAGTCCCTGCTGCCTCCGACGCCTCGACGGGGAATGTTGCTGATCGACCCAAGCTATGAGGTGAAGACCGATTACGATCGACTGCCCGGTGTGATTGCCAAACTGCACCGGAAATGGAATGTCGGGGTGATCGCGCTGTGGTACCCGGTCCTGACGGGCAAGCGTCATGCCCGAATGATCGCGACGCTCAAATCGCAAAACTTCCCTAAGACCATTTGTCATGAGGTGACGTTTCCACCGGTGCGCGAGGGGCATCGGATGGTGGGATCAGGGATGTTCATCCTGAATGCACCATTCGGCATCGAGGAAGAAACGTCCCGTCTGTCGCAGCTATTTGAAGGTCTCTGA
- a CDS encoding MORN repeat-containing protein, with protein MNVIRNSIAAVAMSLAAVTAFAQDSTVIVKDDEVGGVYEGTYENGLRHGTGTYRLPNGFEYTGQWVEGEIQGQGITKYPDGSVYEGSFAKGQPEGRGKIVYANGSSYDGEWSDGSINGTGLAEFANGSSYEGEFKNAQRHGKGKLTFPDGYIYDGNWVDGQRQGKATITYADGSVYEGDVNAGLRDGTGTQTMPDGMTYEGEWTQDQITGTGRLTYANGDVYEGELVEGRRQGKGKVTHASGDVYEGDFVDDRRHGKGTFTGTDGFVYTGDWNQGQIEGLGELTYPDGSVYVGDFVADLAEGNGRITYPEGSTYEGEWIAGVIEGQGTATYATGMIYKGQFKNAQSHGKGVMTRADGSIYDGDWFNGVRQGKGKATYSDGTVYTGDFMNGKRHGKGEIVTPAGFKYSGDWSEGKINGEGIATYSNGDVYEGNFVDNKRQGSGTMRYANGQEETGIWENGVLPNQTADQQGGADTPAQQTDPDTEAVQPAPSGE; from the coding sequence ATGAACGTGATCCGAAACTCAATTGCGGCTGTGGCCATGAGCCTGGCAGCTGTGACCGCTTTCGCGCAGGACAGTACGGTTATCGTCAAGGATGACGAAGTGGGCGGCGTCTACGAGGGCACCTATGAAAACGGCCTGCGCCACGGGACGGGTACGTATCGGCTGCCCAACGGGTTCGAATACACCGGCCAGTGGGTGGAAGGCGAGATTCAGGGTCAGGGCATCACCAAGTACCCTGATGGATCGGTTTACGAAGGCTCGTTCGCAAAAGGTCAGCCGGAAGGGCGCGGCAAGATCGTCTATGCCAATGGCAGCAGCTATGACGGTGAGTGGTCTGACGGGTCCATCAACGGCACAGGCTTAGCTGAATTTGCCAACGGCTCGAGCTATGAGGGTGAGTTCAAGAATGCACAACGGCACGGCAAGGGCAAACTGACCTTTCCCGACGGATACATCTACGATGGCAATTGGGTAGACGGCCAGCGGCAAGGCAAAGCCACGATCACCTATGCCGATGGCAGCGTCTACGAAGGCGATGTCAACGCCGGCTTGCGCGATGGCACGGGCACCCAGACGATGCCTGACGGAATGACATACGAGGGCGAATGGACGCAGGACCAGATCACCGGGACAGGTCGCCTGACCTATGCCAATGGCGATGTGTATGAAGGTGAGCTTGTGGAAGGGCGCCGCCAGGGCAAGGGCAAAGTAACTCACGCGTCAGGGGACGTCTATGAGGGCGACTTTGTCGATGATCGCCGCCATGGCAAGGGCACGTTCACCGGAACCGATGGTTTTGTGTACACCGGAGACTGGAACCAGGGTCAGATAGAAGGCCTGGGTGAGCTAACTTATCCCGACGGCTCGGTTTACGTGGGCGATTTCGTGGCCGATCTGGCGGAAGGAAACGGCCGCATTACCTATCCCGAAGGCTCCACCTATGAGGGTGAGTGGATCGCGGGCGTAATCGAAGGTCAGGGTACGGCGACCTATGCCACCGGTATGATCTACAAGGGTCAGTTCAAAAACGCGCAAAGCCACGGCAAGGGTGTGATGACCCGCGCAGACGGTTCGATCTATGACGGGGATTGGTTCAACGGGGTCCGTCAGGGAAAAGGCAAGGCGACCTACTCTGATGGCACGGTATACACCGGAGACTTCATGAACGGAAAACGTCACGGCAAAGGAGAAATCGTGACCCCTGCCGGGTTCAAGTATAGTGGCGACTGGTCCGAGGGCAAAATCAACGGCGAAGGCATAGCGACTTACTCGAACGGCGATGTCTATGAGGGCAACTTTGTCGACAACAAGAGACAGGGCAGCGGGACCATGCGTTACGCCAACGGGCAAGAGGAAACCGGAATTTGGGAAAACGGTGTGTTGCCAAATCAAACCGCGGATCAACAGGGCGGCGCTGACACTCCGGCACAGCAGACAGACCCTGATACAGAGGCGGTACAACCAGCTCCATCTGGCGAATGA
- the mrdA gene encoding penicillin-binding protein 2 — MKQRKPKSQGLAYKRLPRRALVLGGLQAAFIGGLAARMRFMQVDQADEYRLLAEENRINIRLIPPTRGRIYDRNGQIIGQNSPSYRIVIVREDAGDVDKVIAKLSELIPLNDDEIERARTEMRRSAPFLPVTLADQVTWEDISKVAVNAPALPGVTPEVGLTRQYPRYEDFAHIVGYVGPVSDYDLSKLEDPEPVLRIPRFQIGKVGLEAKQEIALRGKAGAKRVEVNATGRVMRELDRQEGQPGADLQLAIDADLQQYAQARLAGESAAAIVLDCETGDLRAVSSTPSFDPNLFVRGISVADYRALTQDKYRPLANKSVQGTYPPGSTFKMVTALAALEAGVIGPGNTVYCPGHLKVGSRRFHCWKRGGHGTVDLNLSLKRSCDVYYYDVALRVGIDRISEMARTLGLGAKHDIPMSAVAAGLAPNQEWKQRTHGQDWLVGDTANASIGQGFMLASPLQLAVMTARIATGRSVTPRLVRSIDGVEQPSGAGEPLGINAYNLEQVRNAMFSVSNDRRGTAYRSRIIADEFRMAGKTGTSQVRNITKAERAAGVISNKDLPWERRDHALFVCFAPYDNPKYAVAVVVEHGGGGSKAAAPVARDIMLQALYNGTPPLEAYPVADRERIKEQQKRLEGDRRPKARPDGKDRA; from the coding sequence ATGAAGCAACGCAAACCCAAGTCGCAGGGCCTTGCCTATAAACGCCTGCCACGCAGAGCGCTGGTGCTGGGCGGTTTGCAGGCGGCTTTTATCGGCGGGCTGGCTGCACGAATGCGTTTCATGCAGGTGGATCAGGCCGACGAATATCGCCTGCTGGCTGAAGAAAACCGCATCAACATTCGCCTGATCCCACCGACCCGTGGACGAATCTATGACCGCAACGGGCAGATCATCGGTCAGAACTCACCATCCTATCGCATCGTCATCGTGCGTGAGGATGCGGGAGACGTCGACAAAGTGATTGCCAAATTGTCAGAACTCATCCCGCTGAACGATGATGAGATCGAGCGCGCCCGGACCGAAATGCGTCGATCAGCCCCGTTCCTGCCAGTGACACTGGCGGATCAGGTCACTTGGGAAGACATCTCGAAAGTCGCGGTCAATGCCCCGGCCCTGCCGGGTGTGACGCCCGAGGTCGGCCTGACGCGACAATACCCACGCTATGAGGATTTTGCCCATATCGTCGGCTATGTCGGCCCGGTCAGCGACTATGATCTCAGCAAGCTTGAAGACCCCGAGCCGGTTTTGCGAATTCCCCGGTTCCAGATCGGCAAGGTCGGGCTGGAGGCAAAACAGGAAATTGCGCTGCGGGGTAAAGCCGGTGCAAAGCGCGTCGAAGTCAATGCTACAGGGCGCGTCATGCGCGAGCTGGACCGGCAGGAAGGTCAGCCGGGTGCCGACTTGCAATTGGCGATCGATGCCGACCTGCAACAATATGCGCAAGCGCGGCTGGCAGGTGAAAGCGCTGCCGCAATTGTTCTGGATTGCGAAACCGGGGATCTGCGCGCTGTCAGCTCTACACCCAGTTTCGATCCAAATCTGTTTGTGCGCGGAATCTCGGTCGCTGATTATCGGGCGTTGACGCAGGACAAGTATCGCCCCCTGGCCAACAAGTCCGTGCAAGGCACTTATCCCCCGGGGTCGACGTTCAAGATGGTCACTGCATTGGCCGCGCTGGAGGCTGGCGTGATAGGCCCCGGCAACACAGTGTATTGCCCCGGGCACCTGAAGGTCGGCAGCCGCCGGTTCCACTGCTGGAAGCGCGGCGGGCATGGCACGGTCGATCTGAACCTGTCGCTGAAACGCAGCTGCGACGTTTACTATTATGACGTGGCTTTGCGGGTGGGCATCGACAGGATATCCGAGATGGCCCGCACGCTGGGTCTGGGGGCCAAACACGATATTCCGATGTCGGCGGTCGCCGCGGGGCTCGCCCCCAATCAGGAATGGAAGCAGCGGACACACGGTCAGGATTGGCTGGTGGGCGACACGGCCAACGCGTCCATCGGGCAAGGTTTCATGCTGGCCTCGCCGCTGCAACTGGCCGTAATGACCGCCCGCATCGCCACCGGCCGATCCGTGACACCGCGCCTTGTGCGCTCGATCGACGGTGTCGAACAGCCCTCAGGTGCAGGGGAGCCGCTGGGCATCAACGCTTACAATCTGGAACAGGTTCGTAATGCCATGTTCTCGGTCTCGAATGATCGGCGAGGGACGGCCTATCGCAGCCGCATCATCGCGGATGAGTTCCGCATGGCCGGCAAAACCGGCACCAGTCAGGTTAGAAACATCACCAAGGCCGAACGCGCTGCGGGTGTGATCAGCAACAAGGATCTGCCATGGGAACGTCGCGACCACGCCTTGTTCGTCTGTTTCGCCCCCTATGACAATCCGAAATACGCGGTTGCCGTGGTCGTTGAACATGGCGGCGGGGGGTCCAAGGCGGCGGCACCGGTGGCCCGCGATATCATGCTTCAGGCGCTCTATAACGGCACTCCGCCGCTTGAGGCTTATCCTGTTGCCGACCGCGAGCGTATCAAGGAACAGCAAAAACGGCTCGAGGGCGATCGTCGCCCCAAAGCGCGTCCCGACGGAAAGGACCGCGCATGA
- a CDS encoding rod shape-determining protein MreD, whose translation MDRPASYSWAMRGLYAALSFVVLFLHLLPLDAQPDRWPFPDVLIALTFAWVLRRPDYVPTLLVAFVMLMADLLLQRPPGLLAALVVFGAAYLRAAAPGMKDTGFVGEWMSVGVVIAMVFLMNRVVLSILSVQQAALWPVVIQLVLTIAFYPVIVLLTQSVFGVHRLSAADAGAVGGRA comes from the coding sequence ATGGATAGGCCGGCCTCATACAGCTGGGCCATGCGCGGCCTTTACGCTGCGCTGTCCTTTGTCGTGCTGTTCCTGCATTTGCTGCCGCTTGATGCGCAACCGGATCGCTGGCCCTTTCCCGATGTGCTGATTGCGCTGACCTTTGCCTGGGTGTTGCGGCGCCCCGATTATGTGCCCACCCTTCTGGTTGCGTTTGTCATGCTGATGGCGGACCTTTTGCTGCAACGCCCGCCCGGCCTTCTGGCCGCCTTGGTGGTGTTTGGCGCAGCCTATCTGCGCGCCGCCGCTCCGGGTATGAAGGACACGGGATTTGTCGGAGAATGGATGTCGGTCGGTGTGGTGATTGCCATGGTGTTTTTGATGAACCGAGTCGTTTTGTCAATCTTGTCGGTGCAGCAGGCCGCTTTGTGGCCAGTGGTGATTCAACTTGTGCTGACAATCGCCTTCTACCCGGTCATCGTGCTGCTGACCCAAAGCGTATTTGGTGTCCACCGCTTGTCTGCGGCGGATGCCGGAGCCGTGGGAGGCAGGGCATGA
- a CDS encoding 2-isopropylmalate synthase, producing MTNVTDQDRVLIFDTTLRDGEQSPGATMTHDEKLEIAELLDDMGVDIIEAGFPIASEGDFKAVSEIAQRSKNSRICGLARANFTDIDRCWEAVKHAEQNRIHTFIGTSPLHRAIPNLTQDEMADKIHETVSHARNLCENVQWSPMDATRTEWDYLCRVIEIAIKAGATTINIPDTVGYTAPLESADLIKRLIETVPGADEVIFATHCHNDLGMATANSLAAVIGGARQIECTINGLGERAGNTALEEVVMAMRTRNDIMPFHTGIDTTKIMHISRRVATVSGFNVQFNKAIVGKNAFAHESGIHQDGMLKNRDNFEIMRPEDIGLSGTSLPLGKHSGRAALRDKLETLGFEVGDNQLKDIFVRFKDLADRKKEVFDDDLIALMTLDEADDYLQLVSMKVTCGTGGQAESTVELEVNGKDVIATEHGDGPVDATFKAIRAIYPNTARLQLYQVHAVTEGTDAQATVSVRLEEDGMIATGQSANTDTVVASAKAYIHALNRLIVRREKTGPGADAREISYKDLT from the coding sequence ATGACCAACGTGACCGACCAAGACCGCGTCTTGATCTTCGATACCACTTTGCGCGACGGCGAGCAGAGCCCCGGCGCGACCATGACCCATGACGAAAAGCTTGAGATTGCCGAACTGCTGGATGACATGGGCGTCGACATCATCGAAGCAGGTTTTCCGATCGCATCAGAAGGTGACTTCAAAGCGGTATCCGAGATCGCGCAACGATCGAAAAACAGCCGCATCTGCGGACTGGCCCGCGCCAATTTCACCGATATCGATCGCTGCTGGGAGGCGGTCAAACATGCGGAACAGAACCGCATTCACACCTTCATCGGCACCTCTCCGCTGCACCGCGCCATTCCGAACCTGACACAGGACGAGATGGCTGACAAAATCCACGAAACGGTCAGCCACGCGCGTAACCTGTGCGAAAACGTGCAGTGGTCGCCGATGGATGCAACCCGAACCGAATGGGACTACCTGTGTCGCGTGATCGAAATCGCGATCAAGGCCGGGGCGACCACCATCAACATCCCTGACACCGTGGGGTATACTGCGCCGCTGGAATCCGCGGATCTGATCAAACGCCTGATCGAGACGGTTCCGGGCGCAGATGAGGTGATCTTTGCCACCCACTGCCACAACGACCTTGGCATGGCGACAGCGAATTCGCTGGCGGCCGTCATCGGCGGTGCGCGCCAGATCGAATGCACCATCAACGGCTTGGGCGAACGTGCCGGAAACACCGCGTTGGAAGAGGTCGTTATGGCAATGCGCACGCGCAATGACATCATGCCCTTCCACACCGGGATCGACACGACCAAGATCATGCATATCTCACGCCGGGTCGCTACGGTGTCGGGCTTCAACGTGCAGTTCAACAAGGCCATTGTCGGCAAAAACGCTTTTGCTCACGAAAGCGGCATCCATCAGGACGGAATGCTCAAAAATCGCGACAATTTCGAGATCATGCGTCCCGAGGATATCGGCCTGTCGGGCACATCCCTGCCACTGGGCAAACACTCCGGGCGCGCGGCACTGCGCGACAAACTTGAGACGCTTGGCTTTGAAGTTGGCGACAATCAACTCAAAGATATCTTTGTGCGTTTCAAGGACCTGGCGGATCGCAAGAAAGAAGTGTTCGACGACGATCTCATTGCGCTGATGACGCTGGATGAGGCGGACGACTATCTGCAACTGGTGTCGATGAAAGTCACCTGCGGCACCGGCGGTCAGGCGGAATCGACAGTCGAGTTGGAAGTCAACGGCAAGGACGTCATCGCAACTGAACATGGTGACGGGCCGGTTGATGCGACCTTCAAGGCGATCCGTGCGATTTATCCCAACACAGCCCGTTTGCAGCTGTATCAGGTTCATGCGGTGACCGAAGGCACCGATGCGCAGGCCACGGTTTCGGTCAGGCTGGAAGAAGATGGCATGATTGCCACGGGTCAGTCGGCGAACACGGATACCGTCGTGGCCTCGGCCAAAGCCTATATCCACGCGCTGAACCGCCTGATCGTGCGCCGGGAAAAGACCGGCCCGGGCGCGGATGCCCGCGAAATCAGCTACAAAGACCTGACCTGA
- the rodA gene encoding rod shape-determining protein RodA has protein sequence MSYLEYAVKSTPSGFRKFLYMNWPLTLLLISTASAGFLMLYSVAGGSWTPWAEPQMERFGLGLTAMFIIALVPIWFWRNMSVLAYLGSVALLVFVELFGTIGMGAQRWIDLGFMRLQPSEVMKVALVMVLAAYYDWLPSHKTSRPLWVFIPVALIVLPTLLVLKQPDLGTSILLLAAGGGLMFLAGVHWAYFAAVIAAVVGLIAAVFNSRGTEWQLLKDYQFRRIDTFLDPSTDPLGAGYHITQSKIALGSGGWNGRGFMQGTQSRLNFLPEKHTDFIFTTLAEEFGFVGGITLLVLYALILVFCIATALASKDRFSSLVTLGIALNFFLFFAVNMSMVMGMAPVVGVPLPMVSYGGSAMLVLMAAFGIVQSAHIHRPR, from the coding sequence ATGAGCTACCTTGAATATGCCGTGAAATCCACGCCGTCGGGGTTTCGGAAGTTCCTGTACATGAACTGGCCGCTGACCCTGCTGCTGATCAGCACCGCCAGCGCTGGATTCCTGATGCTGTATTCGGTCGCAGGCGGTTCGTGGACACCCTGGGCCGAGCCGCAGATGGAGCGTTTTGGGCTTGGCCTGACCGCGATGTTCATCATTGCTCTGGTTCCGATCTGGTTCTGGCGCAACATGTCCGTTCTGGCCTATCTCGGTTCGGTCGCCTTGTTGGTGTTCGTGGAATTGTTCGGCACCATCGGCATGGGTGCACAGCGCTGGATCGACCTTGGGTTCATGCGTCTTCAGCCCTCAGAGGTCATGAAGGTGGCACTGGTCATGGTTCTGGCGGCGTATTACGACTGGCTTCCATCGCACAAGACGTCCCGCCCTCTTTGGGTCTTTATCCCCGTGGCCCTGATTGTCCTGCCCACTCTGCTTGTTCTGAAGCAACCGGATCTCGGCACGTCGATCCTGCTGTTGGCCGCCGGTGGAGGGCTGATGTTTCTTGCGGGTGTCCACTGGGCGTATTTTGCAGCCGTCATTGCAGCCGTCGTGGGCCTGATCGCCGCCGTGTTCAACAGTCGCGGGACCGAATGGCAGTTGCTCAAGGACTATCAGTTCCGCCGGATCGACACGTTTCTCGACCCCTCTACCGATCCTCTGGGTGCCGGGTATCACATCACGCAATCCAAGATTGCCCTTGGCTCGGGGGGCTGGAACGGGCGCGGTTTCATGCAGGGTACACAATCCCGGCTGAACTTCTTGCCCGAGAAACACACCGATTTCATCTTCACCACGCTCGCCGAGGAGTTCGGCTTTGTCGGGGGCATCACGCTCTTGGTCCTCTACGCCCTGATCCTTGTGTTCTGCATAGCGACCGCGCTGGCCTCCAAGGATCGGTTCTCCTCCCTGGTCACATTGGGCATCGCGCTGAACTTTTTCTTATTCTTTGCCGTCAATATGTCGATGGTGATGGGCATGGCACCGGTCGTGGGCGTCCCTCTGCCAATGGTCAGCTATGGCGGTTCGGCCATGCTGGTGCTGATGGCCGCGTTCGGCATCGTCCAAAGCGCTCATATCCATCGTCCCCGCTGA
- a CDS encoding rod shape-determining protein, which produces MGIFGNLGGLFTADMAIDLGTANTLVYVKGRGVILSEPSVVAYHVKDGVKKVLAVGEDAKLMLGRTPGSIEAIRPMREGVIADFDTAEEMIKHFIRKVHKRSTFSKPKIIVCVPHGATPVEKRAIRQSVLSAGARRAGLIAEPIAAAIGAGMPITDPTGNMVVDIGGGTTEVAVLSLGDIVYARSVRVGGDRMDEAIISYLRRQQNLLVGESTAERIKTTIGTARMPDDGRGQSMHIRGRDLLNGVPKEIEISQAQVAEALSEPVQQICEAVMTALETTPPDLAADIVDRGVMLTGGGALLGDLDLALREQTGLAVSIADESLNCVALGTGKALEYEKQLRHAIDYES; this is translated from the coding sequence ATGGGGATCTTTGGCAATCTGGGCGGCCTGTTCACAGCGGACATGGCCATTGACCTTGGAACAGCGAACACGCTGGTTTACGTCAAGGGGCGCGGTGTCATCCTGTCTGAGCCTTCGGTCGTAGCCTATCACGTCAAGGACGGCGTGAAAAAAGTTCTGGCTGTCGGCGAAGATGCCAAGCTGATGCTGGGGCGAACGCCCGGTTCGATCGAAGCCATCCGCCCCATGCGCGAAGGTGTGATTGCTGACTTCGATACCGCCGAGGAAATGATCAAGCACTTCATCCGCAAGGTTCACAAACGCTCGACTTTCTCGAAGCCCAAGATCATTGTCTGCGTCCCCCATGGCGCGACACCCGTTGAAAAACGCGCAATTCGTCAGTCGGTTCTGTCCGCTGGTGCCCGCCGTGCAGGCCTGATCGCCGAACCGATCGCCGCCGCGATTGGCGCGGGCATGCCGATCACCGACCCGACCGGCAACATGGTCGTCGACATCGGCGGTGGTACAACCGAAGTGGCGGTTCTGTCGCTGGGCGACATTGTCTATGCCCGTTCGGTCCGCGTTGGTGGTGACCGCATGGATGAAGCCATTATCTCGTACCTGCGTCGCCAGCAGAACCTGCTGGTCGGTGAATCCACTGCGGAACGCATCAAGACGACAATCGGCACGGCGCGCATGCCCGATGATGGACGCGGCCAGTCGATGCATATCCGAGGTCGTGACCTGCTGAACGGCGTACCGAAGGAAATCGAGATCAGCCAGGCCCAGGTCGCCGAGGCGCTGTCGGAACCCGTCCAGCAGATCTGCGAGGCAGTGATGACTGCGCTCGAGACCACTCCGCCCGATCTGGCCGCCGATATCGTGGACCGGGGCGTCATGCTGACCGGTGGTGGTGCATTGCTGGGCGATCTTGATCTCGCCCTGCGCGAACAGACCGGCCTGGCCGTGTCCATTGCGGACGAAAGCCTGAATTGTGTGGCTTTGGGCACGGGCAAGGCGCTAGAATACGAAAAACAGCTACGCCACGCGATTGACTACGAAAGCTAA
- a CDS encoding SDR family NAD(P)-dependent oxidoreductase, which yields MDTALIIGASGGIGAAVREQLEAQGVAVTCLSRSVEGFDLMEPDRASRMLDRLSGPFDLVLVASGALEVSGSAPEKTIRSVSARAMMDQFALNAVGPALVLSRAHQLLPRQRRSVFAVLSARVGSIGDNRMGGWISYRAAKAAVNQIVHTSAIELARTHKQAICVALHPGTVKTEFTRKYLNRHPAVEPGEGARNLLSVIGGLSPADTGGFFDWAGKPVPW from the coding sequence ATGGATACAGCTTTGATCATTGGTGCGTCCGGCGGGATTGGTGCGGCCGTACGCGAGCAATTGGAGGCACAGGGCGTTGCGGTGACGTGCCTCTCGCGCTCTGTCGAGGGGTTCGATCTGATGGAACCAGACCGAGCGAGCCGGATGCTTGACCGCCTTTCAGGACCGTTCGATCTTGTTCTTGTCGCTTCCGGGGCGCTGGAAGTTTCAGGCAGTGCGCCCGAAAAGACCATTCGATCTGTTTCGGCAAGGGCAATGATGGACCAGTTTGCTCTGAATGCCGTTGGTCCGGCGTTGGTGTTAAGCCGGGCCCATCAGTTGTTGCCGCGACAGCGGCGTTCGGTATTTGCTGTTTTGTCCGCGCGGGTCGGGTCCATCGGCGACAATCGGATGGGCGGCTGGATCAGCTACCGCGCGGCCAAAGCAGCGGTTAATCAGATCGTCCATACTTCGGCAATTGAATTGGCCCGGACACATAAACAGGCGATATGTGTTGCGCTGCATCCGGGTACGGTCAAGACAGAGTTCACTCGGAAATATCTGAACCGGCATCCCGCCGTTGAACCCGGTGAAGGCGCGCGCAATCTGTTGTCTGTGATCGGCGGGTTAAGCCCGGCAGATACCGGTGGGTTCTTTGACTGGGCCGGAAAACCTGTTCCCTGGTGA
- the mreC gene encoding rod shape-determining protein MreC → MAKDRSQRDDYTTPLRRLLLGIVILCLLGIFLVWRIDSPRVERFRAQVVDTIVPSMDWAMVPVTAAVNLIRDFQSYQRLSEQNRELRSELRLMRAWKEAALQLEQENARLLDLNNVRLDPRLTYITGVVMADSGSPFRQSVLLNVGERDGIVDGWATMDGIGLVGRISGVGPDTARVILVTDATSAIPATIQPSGLTALIKGDNTPAPVVEFLENRELVRPGDRVITSGDGGVFPAGLLIGQIAADPGGRLRVRLSADFERLEFLRVLRFHSPPPIQDPGGIVGPTRPETALVPDEVSDG, encoded by the coding sequence GTGGCAAAAGACCGATCACAGCGCGATGACTACACGACCCCTCTGCGCAGATTGTTGCTGGGGATAGTCATTCTGTGCTTGCTGGGCATCTTTCTGGTTTGGCGGATCGACAGCCCGCGCGTCGAGCGGTTCCGCGCCCAGGTGGTGGACACGATCGTGCCCTCGATGGATTGGGCCATGGTGCCCGTGACTGCCGCTGTAAACCTTATCCGCGATTTCCAAAGCTATCAGCGCCTGAGCGAGCAAAACCGCGAGTTGCGTAGCGAACTGCGCCTGATGCGTGCCTGGAAAGAGGCCGCACTGCAGTTGGAGCAGGAAAATGCACGGCTGCTGGATCTGAACAATGTCCGCCTCGACCCGCGCCTGACATACATCACGGGCGTCGTGATGGCCGACAGCGGCTCCCCCTTCCGACAGTCCGTCCTGTTGAATGTGGGGGAGCGCGACGGGATCGTCGATGGATGGGCCACGATGGATGGCATCGGACTGGTAGGCCGGATTTCCGGCGTCGGGCCGGATACGGCACGGGTGATTCTGGTAACGGACGCCACCAGTGCCATCCCGGCAACGATCCAGCCTTCTGGTCTGACCGCACTGATCAAAGGAGATAACACCCCGGCCCCAGTGGTCGAGTTCCTGGAAAACCGAGAGCTGGTCCGTCCCGGTGATCGGGTGATCACATCCGGCGACGGTGGCGTGTTTCCGGCAGGTCTGCTAATCGGCCAGATCGCCGCCGATCCGGGCGGCCGCCTGCGCGTTCGCCTTTCGGCGGATTTTGAACGGCTCGAATTTCTTCGTGTTCTGCGCTTCCATTCGCCCCCCCCAATTCAGGATCCGGGTGGGATCGTCGGGCCAACGCGACCCGAAACTGCGCTTGTACCGGATGAGGTAAGTGATGGATAG